One Streptomyces sp. V4I8 genomic window carries:
- a CDS encoding transposase domain-containing protein: MYAPGHLGELTQIVDFALVDAVLEETGTRERRVRLLPSRVVVYFVLALALFEQDSYRGVWGKLVAGLEGLSLVRPAVSSLSRARRRIGAAPLRRLLETLAGPVAYRGQVGVFYRGLRTVAVDGTLLHVPDDEAVTWRYPKRSGESMEFGYPLLRLLVVVECGTRGWRPATWCRRSRCGCARVSARGARLMGVAAP; this comes from the coding sequence GTGTACGCGCCTGGGCATCTGGGTGAGTTGACACAGATTGTGGACTTCGCGCTGGTGGACGCGGTGCTGGAGGAGACCGGGACGCGTGAGCGCAGGGTGCGGCTGTTGCCGTCGCGGGTGGTGGTGTACTTCGTCCTGGCGCTGGCCCTGTTCGAGCAGGACTCCTACCGGGGTGTCTGGGGCAAGCTGGTGGCCGGCCTGGAGGGCTTGTCCCTGGTACGCCCTGCCGTGTCCTCGCTGTCGAGGGCGCGGCGGCGGATAGGGGCCGCGCCGCTGCGGCGTCTGTTGGAGACGCTGGCCGGGCCGGTCGCCTACCGCGGCCAGGTCGGCGTGTTCTACCGCGGGTTACGCACGGTGGCCGTGGACGGCACCTTGCTGCACGTGCCCGATGACGAGGCTGTCACCTGGCGCTATCCCAAACGCAGCGGGGAGAGTATGGAGTTCGGCTACCCGTTGCTGCGGCTGCTGGTTGTGGTCGAGTGCGGCACCCGCGGATGGCGTCCTGCGACGTGGTGTAGGCGATCGAGGTGTGGGTGTGCGCGGGTGTCTGCCCGGGGCGCACGCCTGATGGGGGTGGCCGCTCCCTGA
- a CDS encoding transposase family protein, producing MLFLLRQNPVQQAAAELFHISQATVSRRWTTLLPVVETALAEHVPDPADASHGRIVLVDGTLVTTWDWASEGTTMFSGKHRDTGFNLQVAATLSGDLLAVSAPVPGSRHDMYAWRQSHFPKAFADRESMGDLGYAGSGMLTARRKPPGQERPVKDKVFNQSIGKLRAAVERAIAHLKDWKVLATRYRGPLTRFPLVAKTVTALAFYKNGW from the coding sequence GTGTTGTTCCTGCTGCGGCAGAACCCCGTCCAGCAAGCGGCGGCGGAACTGTTCCACATCTCCCAGGCCACCGTCTCGCGCCGGTGGACCACGCTGCTCCCGGTGGTGGAGACGGCCCTGGCCGAGCATGTGCCCGACCCCGCCGACGCCTCACACGGCAGGATCGTCCTGGTCGACGGGACCCTGGTCACCACGTGGGACTGGGCGAGCGAGGGCACCACGATGTTCTCCGGCAAGCATCGTGACACAGGCTTCAACCTGCAGGTCGCCGCCACTCTCAGCGGGGACCTGCTCGCCGTCTCCGCGCCGGTACCCGGCAGTCGGCACGACATGTACGCCTGGCGCCAGTCCCACTTTCCCAAAGCCTTCGCCGACCGGGAGAGCATGGGGGATCTGGGCTATGCCGGCTCCGGCATGCTCACCGCCCGCCGCAAGCCACCCGGTCAGGAACGCCCCGTCAAAGACAAAGTGTTCAACCAGAGCATCGGCAAGCTCCGCGCCGCCGTCGAACGAGCGATCGCACATCTGAAGGACTGGAAGGTCCTCGCCACTCGCTATCGCGGCCCTCTCACCCGGTTCCCCCTCGTCGCCAAGACCGTCACCGCCCTCGCCTTCTACAAGAACGGCTGGTGA
- a CDS encoding transposase family protein, protein MSWNVTAGLDKDQLDGLVVRVHQALVEDPDPAVSPARMWSLGLYRSVVLVLFLLRQNPVQEAAAELFGVSQATVSRRWTGLLPVVEKALAGHVPDPVEASAGRIVLIDGTLVTTWDWASEGTAMFSGKHRDTGFNLQIAATLSGDLLAVSEPVPGSRHDMYAWRQSHFPETFAERQSMGDLGYVGSGMLTARRKPPGQQRPTGAKIYNRSISSLRAAIERAIAHLKDWKILATRYRGPLAKFPLVAKTVTALTFYKKGW, encoded by the coding sequence TTGAGCTGGAACGTTACGGCAGGGTTAGACAAGGATCAACTGGACGGGCTGGTGGTGCGGGTCCATCAGGCGCTCGTGGAGGACCCGGATCCTGCGGTGTCTCCGGCGCGGATGTGGTCGCTGGGCCTGTACCGGTCGGTGGTCCTGGTGCTGTTCCTCCTGCGGCAGAACCCCGTCCAGGAAGCGGCGGCGGAACTGTTCGGTGTCAGCCAGGCCACTGTTTCCCGGCGGTGGACGGGGCTGCTTCCGGTGGTGGAGAAGGCCCTCGCCGGGCATGTCCCTGATCCTGTGGAAGCCTCAGCCGGCCGGATCGTGCTCATCGACGGCACCCTGGTCACCACGTGGGACTGGGCGAGCGAAGGCACCGCTATGTTCTCCGGCAAGCACCGCGACACCGGCTTCAACCTGCAGATCGCCGCCACCCTGTCCGGAGACCTGCTCGCGGTGTCCGAGCCTGTCCCGGGCTCCCGCCACGACATGTACGCCTGGCGCCAGTCCCACTTCCCGGAGACCTTCGCAGAACGGCAGAGCATGGGCGATCTTGGGTACGTGGGTTCCGGCATGCTCACCGCGAGACGCAAACCACCTGGTCAGCAACGCCCCACTGGCGCCAAGATCTACAACCGGAGCATCAGCAGCCTCCGCGCCGCCATTGAGCGAGCGATCGCACACCTGAAGGACTGGAAGATCCTCGCGACCCGCTACCGCGGCCCCCTGGCCAAGTTCCCCCTCGTCGCCAAAACCGTCACCGCCCTCACCTTCTACAAAAAGGGCTGGTGA
- a CDS encoding IS256 family transposase, with translation MNESSPHAESAEPREEASRRLAGALSPAAIDRLLADAEAAGVGIDGAGGLLQQMMKAVLERALQVEMADHLGYEAGDPAGRGSGNARNGSYPKTLTTVAGPVTVDVPRDRRSEFEPVIVPKGRRRLAQVDDMVLSLYARGMTTRDITAHLKEVYGSEVSPALVSRITDVVADEITAWQNRPVDDVYPILYIDALTVKVRDSGMVTNKSAHLVIGVDVDGIKNVLGIWLQDSEGSKFWLNVLTQLKNRGLRDVLIVCCDGLAGLPDAITTVWEKALVQTCVTHLIRSSMKYVSHGDRKQVTAALKPIYTAATESEALTALDELRSNYGKNYPVLIASWERAWEEFIPFLAFDHEIRRVIYTTNAIESLNYQLRKITKTRGHFPSDDAAVKLLYLGIRRIQGRHIDGDGPIPKGRVRGTGTLGWKRAMNHFMPAFPDRLPL, from the coding sequence ATGAACGAGTCCAGCCCGCACGCCGAGTCCGCAGAGCCGCGTGAGGAGGCGTCGAGGCGGCTGGCGGGGGCTTTATCGCCGGCGGCGATCGACCGGCTCCTGGCTGATGCGGAGGCGGCCGGGGTCGGTATTGACGGGGCCGGCGGGCTGCTGCAGCAGATGATGAAGGCGGTGCTGGAGCGGGCTTTGCAGGTGGAGATGGCCGACCATCTCGGTTACGAGGCCGGGGACCCGGCAGGCCGCGGCTCGGGCAACGCCCGCAACGGCTCCTACCCCAAGACGCTCACCACGGTGGCCGGCCCGGTCACGGTGGACGTGCCCAGGGACCGCCGGTCGGAGTTCGAGCCAGTGATCGTACCCAAGGGCCGGCGGCGTCTGGCCCAGGTCGACGACATGGTGCTGTCGCTGTACGCCCGTGGCATGACCACCCGCGACATCACCGCCCACCTCAAAGAGGTCTACGGCAGCGAGGTGTCCCCGGCCCTGGTATCCAGGATCACCGATGTGGTCGCGGACGAGATAACTGCCTGGCAGAACCGCCCTGTTGACGACGTCTACCCCATCCTCTACATCGACGCGCTGACCGTGAAGGTCCGCGACAGCGGCATGGTCACCAACAAGTCCGCCCACCTGGTGATCGGCGTCGACGTGGACGGCATCAAGAACGTACTGGGCATCTGGCTGCAGGACAGCGAGGGCTCGAAATTCTGGCTGAACGTGCTCACCCAGCTGAAGAACCGCGGCCTGCGCGACGTCCTGATCGTGTGCTGCGACGGGCTGGCAGGCCTGCCCGACGCCATCACCACAGTCTGGGAGAAAGCCCTGGTCCAGACCTGCGTGACCCACTTGATCCGCAGCTCGATGAAATACGTGTCGCACGGTGACCGCAAGCAGGTGACCGCCGCCCTCAAACCGATCTACACCGCCGCCACCGAATCCGAGGCACTGACCGCGCTGGACGAGCTCCGGTCAAACTACGGCAAGAACTACCCTGTCCTGATTGCCAGTTGGGAACGGGCCTGGGAAGAATTCATCCCCTTCCTCGCCTTCGACCACGAGATACGCAGGGTCATATACACGACCAACGCCATCGAATCCCTGAACTACCAGCTCCGCAAGATCACCAAGACGCGCGGCCACTTCCCCAGCGACGACGCCGCCGTCAAACTCCTCTACCTCGGCATCCGCCGCATCCAAGGCCGCCACATCGACGGCGACGGTCCCATCCCCAAAGGCCGCGTCCGCGGCACCGGCACCCTCGGCTGGAAACGCGCCATGAACCACTTCATGCCCGCCTTCCCCGACCGCCTCCCCCTCTGA
- a CDS encoding transposase yields the protein MRHIPGLTRGPTSTQQDHLLHRGVSLRSAGAPQAEQVADRYHLWANLGQAVEKTVNAHRSRLAEPPPGSASSPGHLDVEPEVVQPPKELKVVVRLREQHAAAHELWQQGMSKAAIGRKLGLHQATVRKLVNARSADDVVAKNLQRAHVVDPYVGYLHRRWNEGVRNAAQLYREIKQLGYPGGELAVQRHLRRYRTGRGHAPDLGPKPPSVREVTSWIMTHPENLRDEDADKLHRLRERDPELDRLTRHVRKFAAMMTGRHGDRLEDWITDVEQDSLAPLAGFARNLRRDFDAVRNGLSLPHSSGAVEGNINRLKMLKRQMFGRASLDLLRKRVLLTR from the coding sequence GTGCGTCACATTCCTGGTCTCACCCGGGGCCCGACCAGCACCCAGCAAGATCACCTCTTACACAGAGGAGTAAGCCTCCGCTCGGCCGGGGCGCCCCAGGCCGAACAGGTCGCGGACCGCTATCATCTGTGGGCCAACCTCGGCCAGGCAGTCGAGAAGACGGTCAACGCCCACCGCTCCCGCCTGGCCGAACCGCCTCCCGGCTCGGCCTCCAGCCCCGGCCACCTGGACGTGGAGCCCGAGGTGGTCCAGCCACCGAAAGAGCTGAAGGTCGTGGTCCGGCTGCGTGAGCAGCATGCTGCCGCCCATGAGCTGTGGCAGCAGGGGATGTCGAAGGCGGCGATCGGCCGGAAACTCGGTCTGCACCAGGCCACCGTCCGTAAACTGGTCAATGCCCGCTCCGCCGACGATGTCGTCGCCAAGAATCTCCAGCGAGCGCATGTCGTCGACCCGTACGTCGGCTACCTGCACCGGCGCTGGAATGAGGGCGTCAGGAACGCCGCCCAGCTCTACCGCGAGATCAAGCAACTCGGCTATCCCGGCGGCGAGCTGGCCGTTCAGCGGCATCTGCGGCGCTACCGGACCGGGCGCGGACATGCACCCGACCTGGGACCGAAGCCTCCTTCGGTCCGCGAGGTCACCTCCTGGATCATGACCCACCCCGAGAACCTGCGAGACGAGGACGCCGACAAGCTGCACCGGCTGCGTGAGCGCGATCCCGAACTGGACCGGCTCACTCGTCACGTCAGGAAGTTCGCCGCAATGATGACCGGCCGCCACGGCGACCGCCTCGAAGACTGGATCACCGACGTCGAACAGGACAGCCTGGCTCCGCTCGCTGGCTTTGCCCGCAACCTCCGCCGCGACTTCGACGCAGTCCGCAACGGGCTGTCTCTGCCGCACAGCTCAGGCGCCGTCGAAGGCAACATCAACCGGCTGAAGATGCTGAAACGCCAGATGTTCGGCCGTGCCAGCCTCGATCTCCTTCGCAAACGCGTCCTGCTCACACGGTGA
- a CDS encoding IS701 family transposase, whose amino-acid sequence MSQDQNETAASATVDHEGHEAAFGALLASFSTCFARSETRETFARMTRGMLMELEDVNCWSLAEAIGERGPHRLHHLLSRAVWDEQAVLERTALWAVNLLDDGDGVLIADETGDAKSSRDAVAAARQYSGSVGGVDLCQVAVHLTFATATGHCLIDRRLYFTREWAGDEERRELTGVPDELCFTTKPQLAAHMLRAAGLQGISASFFLGDEVYGGRELRTTCRELGLGYVVAVRSNHQVTTPAAKLTAARAAARLPKRAWERMRTGTGQKGVRDDDWAMIEVTADDTPDGHDPDTGTSVLLVRRHRYTRTLSYYRCFAPGPVTLARLVSLVCRRWRVEDDFQDAKETCHLDKGQVTCWNSWHRWSVITLVAYAFLAVTAALERTAQTSRNDPAETDLVTLSSHELLRLLRALMLPPPRRDAEHLLWWSPWRRRHQHHARLCHRRWHTYADTTP is encoded by the coding sequence GTGAGCCAAGATCAAAACGAGACGGCCGCTTCGGCCACGGTAGACCACGAGGGTCACGAGGCCGCGTTCGGGGCCTTGCTGGCCTCGTTCTCCACCTGCTTCGCCCGCTCCGAAACCCGGGAGACGTTCGCGCGGATGACCCGGGGCATGCTGATGGAGCTCGAGGACGTCAACTGCTGGAGCCTGGCCGAAGCGATCGGTGAGCGGGGCCCGCACCGCCTGCACCATCTGCTGTCCCGTGCGGTGTGGGACGAACAAGCGGTGCTGGAGCGGACGGCTCTGTGGGCGGTGAACCTGCTGGATGACGGCGACGGGGTCCTGATCGCGGACGAGACGGGGGATGCCAAGTCCTCGAGGGACGCGGTGGCCGCGGCCCGCCAGTACTCTGGATCGGTCGGCGGCGTGGATCTGTGCCAGGTCGCCGTGCACCTCACCTTCGCCACGGCCACCGGGCACTGCCTGATCGACCGGCGCCTGTACTTCACCAGGGAGTGGGCCGGCGACGAGGAACGCCGTGAACTGACTGGCGTCCCCGACGAGCTGTGCTTCACCACCAAGCCGCAGCTCGCGGCCCACATGCTCCGTGCGGCCGGCCTGCAGGGCATATCCGCCTCGTTCTTCCTGGGCGATGAGGTTTACGGAGGGCGGGAGTTACGTACCACTTGCCGCGAGCTGGGCCTGGGCTACGTCGTGGCCGTGCGCTCCAACCACCAAGTCACCACCCCGGCCGCGAAGCTGACCGCGGCCAGGGCCGCCGCCCGGCTGCCCAAGCGGGCCTGGGAGCGGATGCGAACCGGTACGGGGCAAAAGGGCGTCCGCGACGACGACTGGGCGATGATCGAGGTCACCGCCGACGACACCCCCGACGGACACGACCCTGACACGGGGACGTCCGTATTGCTGGTCCGTCGGCACCGCTACACCCGTACCCTGTCCTACTACCGCTGCTTCGCCCCCGGGCCGGTGACGCTGGCGCGACTGGTGTCACTGGTATGCCGCAGATGGCGGGTGGAAGACGACTTCCAGGACGCGAAGGAGACCTGCCACCTCGACAAAGGCCAGGTCACCTGCTGGAACTCCTGGCACCGCTGGAGCGTGATCACCCTGGTCGCCTACGCCTTCCTGGCCGTCACCGCCGCCCTCGAACGCACCGCCCAGACCAGCCGGAACGACCCCGCCGAGACGGACCTCGTCACCCTCAGCAGCCACGAACTCCTCCGCCTGCTACGGGCCTTGATGCTTCCGCCGCCCCGGCGAGATGCCGAACACCTGCTGTGGTGGTCCCCCTGGCGCCGCCGCCACCAACACCACGCCCGCCTCTGCCACCGCCGATGGCACACCTACGCCGACACCACACCATGA
- a CDS encoding IS701 family transposase has translation MKAELLDVPVEVSDREWAEEWAGRLDDLLVGVGDLFGRVETQWHGEMCVRGLLGPVSRKNGWQLAEWAGERVPWNQQHLLDRAKWDVEGVRDFTRRYAVAELADDGVGAGPGGAGVLVVDETGFAKRGKASAGVARQHSGTLGGVFPCQIGVMCAWATGAGQALIDRELYLPREWTDEPDRCRAAHVPEQRGFLTKPRLAEAMIERALPDLPQEPGKVWVAADEVYGRERAFRSFLEEHRLPYVVNVQANSPVLQRPGWRHAARLVERVAREEDWVELPAGPSQLDTRTWQWWVRRLPGEEEMVDGQAWARWLVARRRLEDPGKRDYYLGWGPADTPVEEIVLVPGARWRVEEAIKLAKSACGMADYEVRSFHGWYRHVTLAQLAAAFLVGCDAATARENGPLARTRYGQPAPTAPVAERGGPA, from the coding sequence ATGAAGGCGGAGTTGCTGGATGTCCCGGTCGAGGTGTCGGACCGGGAGTGGGCGGAGGAGTGGGCGGGGCGGCTGGACGATCTGCTGGTGGGGGTCGGGGACCTGTTCGGCCGGGTGGAGACGCAGTGGCATGGGGAGATGTGCGTCCGGGGCCTACTGGGGCCGGTCTCGCGCAAGAACGGCTGGCAGCTGGCGGAGTGGGCCGGAGAGCGTGTGCCGTGGAACCAGCAGCACTTGCTGGACCGGGCGAAGTGGGACGTGGAGGGGGTGCGGGACTTCACCCGCCGGTACGCCGTCGCCGAGCTGGCGGACGACGGCGTGGGCGCGGGGCCCGGCGGGGCCGGGGTGCTGGTGGTGGACGAGACCGGGTTCGCCAAGCGCGGGAAGGCTTCGGCCGGGGTGGCGAGGCAGCACTCCGGGACGCTCGGCGGGGTATTCCCCTGCCAGATCGGGGTGATGTGTGCGTGGGCCACCGGTGCGGGGCAGGCGTTGATCGACCGGGAGTTGTACCTGCCACGGGAATGGACGGACGAGCCGGATCGCTGCCGGGCCGCGCACGTGCCCGAGCAGCGCGGCTTCCTGACCAAGCCACGGCTGGCGGAGGCGATGATCGAGCGGGCGCTGCCCGACCTGCCTCAGGAGCCGGGGAAGGTGTGGGTGGCCGCCGACGAGGTGTACGGGCGCGAGCGTGCGTTCCGTTCCTTCCTGGAGGAACATCGTCTGCCGTACGTGGTCAACGTGCAGGCGAACTCGCCGGTGCTGCAGCGTCCGGGCTGGCGGCACGCCGCCCGGCTGGTGGAGCGGGTCGCGCGGGAGGAGGACTGGGTCGAACTGCCCGCCGGGCCCTCCCAGTTGGATACCCGCACGTGGCAGTGGTGGGTGCGGCGACTCCCCGGCGAGGAGGAGATGGTCGATGGCCAGGCGTGGGCGCGGTGGCTGGTCGCGCGACGCCGCCTGGAGGATCCCGGCAAACGCGACTACTACCTGGGCTGGGGCCCGGCCGACACCCCGGTCGAGGAGATCGTTTTGGTGCCGGGCGCGCGCTGGCGGGTGGAAGAGGCGATCAAGCTGGCGAAGTCCGCCTGCGGGATGGCTGACTACGAGGTCCGCTCTTTCCACGGCTGGTACCGGCACGTCACCCTCGCCCAGCTGGCCGCCGCGTTCCTGGTCGGCTGCGACGCAGCCACCGCCCGCGAGAACGGCCCGCTGGCCCGGACCCGCTACGGCCAGCCCGCGCCGACAGCACCCGTCGCCGAGAGAGGGGGACCCGCCTGA